A stretch of Thermococcus bergensis DNA encodes these proteins:
- the cobZ gene encoding alpha-ribazole phosphatase CobZ — protein MIEKLNSKGITLEKMLDTALELYIGEEREKVKEKLKEIMLHYLNDINIQALLTAALLLEEDFKVEGDPINLVADELIGINIAEYIGGKMALFNFFYYDTKKPGILKELPPFLDDAIGGFIAGCMTKLFELTSSGTPNEGGGITI, from the coding sequence ATGATTGAAAAGCTTAATTCCAAGGGAATAACCCTTGAAAAAATGCTCGATACTGCCCTGGAGCTCTACATCGGAGAAGAGAGAGAAAAGGTCAAAGAAAAACTCAAGGAAATCATGCTCCACTATCTAAACGATATAAATATCCAAGCACTTTTGACAGCTGCTCTGCTCTTGGAAGAGGACTTCAAAGTTGAAGGTGATCCGATAAACCTAGTTGCCGATGAGCTCATCGGGATTAACATAGCTGAGTATATTGGGGGCAAGATGGCTCTGTTCAACTTCTTTTACTACGACACAAAAAAGCCCGGGATTTTAAAGGAGCTCCCTCCTTTCCTAGATGATGCCATAGGAGGATTCATTGCCGGATGCATGACAAAGCTCTTCGAGCTCACTTCATCCGGGACTCCCAACGAAGGGGGAGGAATAACAATCTAA
- a CDS encoding PAB0415 family putative ATP pyrophosphatase, with the protein MRGVTFFSGGKDGLYALYLAEKRGIKVPYLLALKTSIGLSPHWENFDALKIIANAMGKTLLTFDMAEGGDSLARFIASLEVDYLIAGDIFLEEHLKWVEWLAEKAGVRSLEPLWGRNTLELAEEILNTGFEYAIIAVNKEKLGKDWLGYKFSSLEDLDVFLDKNPAVDPLGERGEFHTVTLSGPLFRERFKLEKLSIEKSEKYWWLRFKVMRDD; encoded by the coding sequence TTGAGGGGTGTAACTTTTTTCTCAGGTGGAAAGGATGGATTATACGCCCTCTATCTTGCCGAAAAGAGAGGTATCAAAGTTCCCTATTTACTTGCCCTCAAGACTTCAATTGGACTATCTCCCCACTGGGAAAATTTTGATGCCCTTAAGATCATTGCAAATGCCATGGGGAAAACTCTCCTTACCTTTGACATGGCAGAAGGAGGAGATTCTTTAGCCAGATTCATAGCATCCCTTGAAGTTGATTATCTCATAGCAGGGGACATATTCCTAGAAGAACACCTAAAGTGGGTGGAGTGGCTTGCTGAAAAAGCCGGTGTTAGAAGCTTAGAACCCCTGTGGGGACGAAATACGCTTGAGCTAGCCGAAGAGATTCTTAATACTGGCTTTGAATATGCAATAATTGCAGTAAATAAGGAAAAACTTGGAAAAGACTGGTTAGGATATAAGTTTTCCTCCCTGGAAGATTTAGATGTATTCTTAGACAAGAACCCCGCCGTAGATCCGCTCGGTGAAAGGGGAGAGTTCCACACGGTAACACTCTCCGGCCCACTCTTTAGGGAGCGTTTTAAGCTTGAAAAGCTTTCCATTGAGAAAAGCGAAAAGTATTGGTGGTTAAGGTTTAAGGTGATGAGGGATGATTGA